The DNA region ttaagggttcaaATTTCGAGTTCATACCATTCGGGTCGGGTAGGAGATCTTGCCCGGGTATGGTACTTGGGTTATATGCGCTTGAGATGTGTGTTGCTAACTTGCTCCATTGCTTCACGTGGGACCTACCAGATGGGTTGAAGCCTAAAGAAATTAGTACAGATGATATTTTTGGGCTGACTGCACCTAAGGCGACTCGACTATTTGCCGTGCCGAGTCCCCGTCTATTATGCCCACTTACTTAATGGATATGTCTGGTACAAATTAGATGATTGAATCTAGACATGGGTAACCCGACAATTACGTGCAATATTaatatgtaatattttttttatgcggTTCATGAAAGCGTTTTTTTGCCCACAACGGTGCACGAAATAAATTGGTTTGCTTTTATATTGTGAGTATACAAAAATTAACGTTGTATCTTGATTGATTTCATTCAACTGAGATGTGATTGTATAGGCTATTATTAGTGAGTGAAACCATATTAAAGCTTAAAATTTGTACGAGTTACAAAAACTTCAAATACATGGTTGTTACGACTTATTGCATGGAATAGAAGTGCACAAATGTATTacatataataattatgaataaGTCTTTAAAAATTACGTACAAGATAATATGTGTAGTTCTATTGTACGTATGATTATAGATTACTTGTTCATACACCTAATTCCAAAAATTTTGGAAGATTTGATTTGCAACAATCAAGTTGATCGGAAAATCggatataataatatttatggtgTTTGGAAACTTTTCTTTTATGATAATTCGCAACACTCAACAGCACTTGGGCACATAAAATTAGAGTTCAAAGGGAAGGTAGCGGACAAATCATACCCATACCCCACTGTGAAAAGAGGAGGAGAAATGTGTGCAATCAAATAAACCTCAAAGTACGAGTAGCATTAAGATCACGTAAGAGAAGCTACCTGCAAATTCCAACACAAGCTCGGTTGATTAGTACTTGGAAAGATGAGTAGAAATTCACAAATAAGCGCTAACaagaaaaaattgattttaaaaattacaaccTTAGTTACTTCAATTATAGAAAACTCAACTTTACGTTTTAATTAAATCTCATCTTTTGGGGtgtttttaggaaaaattacttagaataatccattattttcatgatttttctataataattccaccaattgattaactatgaataatcacAACTTTAGAAGGTATTTGTCTAGATTAAACTTAGGTAGCCCGTTGAACTaatataacaagttttatttttttaggaaaaatttaaattaatataaaatgtcgagaaaaaatattaaaaattgttaaaaaaatttcgtattttttttatcattcaaTTTTACTGAaactttcaatttaattttttgattaattacctactataacagGTCAATAGGTTACTTAAGTTTACTTAGAcaaatacccctaaagttgagattattcatggttaatcaataaagggaattattgtaggaaaatcatgaaaaaggttagattattttaaataatttttttttacaacacCTAACCTATTGATGACATATATAAGAGGTAAATACAAAAAcatagtattattttattagtttatatatatacttttcttttaaattatttttaaaagttagaatttaaaaataatatttctatattAAAGTTGAGATAGTATAGAGTTTATATggatcattatcatcatactcagtgtattccgcctagggatggcaatggtattggacccgacccggatccgtggatccgtatctGTTTTTACGGATCTGTGTCCTAAAAAATTGGACCCGTTGGATCCGCttaaatttcacgggtccggatccggatctgagaaaaatacccagaatcggacccgcggatctggaggacccgttttatttttattttttatttttttaaatatatattaaaatttaaatcccCTAGTCCCCTCCCTCACTGCCTCCCAGTAGTCATGAAGATGAATTACTGTGTCCCTTCAGTTAATCATGAAGATGAGAATTTAAGGGTTGTAAGTGAAGATTATCAACTTCCATTGAAATTAGATTTGCCTGATCTAATAATTAGATTACAAGtattttaagtgatttatttaatttgttaaatataCTCCTACTTATGTgttttttgattctaaattgGATATATGTATGGATGGATGATGTAgattatttgatttgattttcttGCATGCatcatgtaaaaaaatatttcccATTATTATGAGAATAAGGTTGATTTAATAGttagattatttaaaaaattaatcaatattaaAAACTATATTCTATGAATCACAATTgagattaaaattttaagttgtataatgttttttgggagattgattgtgaaattatatatattattaacattagtctataaatatcgctttattgcaatctcaacacaaaaataaaaaaaaaaaaagcaaaaacaagtcagacccgttttggacccggatccggtactggatgtatccgcggatccggatctgggtcttgcaaaactggacccgcggatctgggtccggatctggatcctaTTCCTGAAAACGGATCTGAatccgggtccacctggacccggtccagatccgacccgttgccatccctaatcccgcccatagaaaactatggtgaGGGTCTGGGGAGGCAAGAAAGGTGGCAACTCATAcacataaaggagagcgcgaccaaagagtctctcgactcgagaaagaataaGAGCAGTTTTTGCAACGGCTAGGACTGAGTGAGGCTGAAGCTGACTTCGCAGGTTTGTATCATATCACCTAGGCGTGACCCTTAAACATGAAATAGACTTATATGGATAATCATCCTTATTTATTTCACATTGACAATCTCATCCTTATGGTGTATACTTTAGTATTGTTATTTTCTAGCATTTTCAATCATTTGGGTAATAATTTGTCAAAGGTAATTTAttagtttgaaaaataaaatgagtatGTTCAACACTTATTTGACAAATCGTCAGTATTATGGTATTAATACACGGTCAGCATTATTAAGTATAGATTTTAATTTAAATcacaataatgaaacaacaCCAAAATTTTAATTGTACGTGCCTTGTGTTATTGATCCTCTACAACCTCTTTGTTCAACtcatttttcatattttcaCATAAAAGTTTTATAAAGTAATAATATCGAGATAAAGAAACATGTGTTATTGTGGTTAAAGACaatattagagaaaaaaattagGTTTGGAGAGGAGTCATGCTATTTATTCATGAAATAATTACAGGTTTTAGTATaagagagaaataaattatataagttTTAGAAATATATTTTAGATGAAGTCACAAAAGAAATAATACTTCCTCATATTCTCTCTATTAGTCCTAGTTTCAAATTGGATTAAGTCACTCTATTAGTTTTATACTCTCATTTCTATTTATAGTATGTATTTTTGACTTTAATATCCTTACTCATCCTTATTACGATAAAtctaatgataataatttatttattattctttttctgttcttTCTAAGTGGTTTCATTTGACtcacttaaaatttaataaaaaaatcaaataagactaattaaaagaataaaagaaatataatataattaataaaccacataaaatggataaaaatggtatatatatatatatatatatatagcagaATCAAAATACATGGAAGTATTTTCATACCAAGAAAATGACAAATTATTTTGTCTATAAGTCTATTGCTCAGTGGAGGGCGATTAGGCCTATCATACTACTTCTATAAGAAAATTAGAGACAAGCAATTCATTCTTAAAAATGACAAAatcaaatactatttttttatcttattcatcGACTACTAACgacaaacaaacataaaaagtattatttttttcctgAACCCCAAAAAGTTTAACAGAATAACTTTATTTTGTCACATGAATATTAATCTCCTcgtaaattataaattaataaaataagtaaaatttaattaattgtgcTTTTTTCagcaatttaaaataaatttaaagtttaaaattaacTAGTGAATTatgttatattaattttatcggttttgttatatttcatttcatttctttactcgctttttttatttatttttatttttattttatttatatgtattgtatttatttctaattttatgaTTAAGGGTTAAGTCTGTATAGTAAGATGTAAGCTGGTATATTCAGTTTCACTCCTTCTCGTTGCAGGAACCTAACATTCTGAGGATTAATATTGAGTCAGATGACTTTTTAACCACATTTTTGTTTATGAATGTGAGTTTCCGCTTTCTTTCCTTTTCaatttttatcataattttctatAGACGGAATACAATGATACGATGATAATGATAATCTTATCGGTTATGAAGAGCTAGCCAATATCACAAATCAGTGagctaaatataatataattatgggGTAAGCGAGTTGAGAGGTTGGTTGAATGTCCACATTTCGTAGTATAATATGGAAATAGACTAATATCAAACTTGCTCACCAGATCGATGTCGATATTCCTCATTTCTCAGATGGCAGCCCACCCATTGAATACGGGattatttacatttattgtTATGGAGTTTTTGGCACATGGTTGATGGTTATTGGTCGTTGGCTTTTTAATTGGCTTATTTGACTAGCTAAAAAGATTGGttgttttgttggcttttaagctagttgTAAAGGCCAGATGTTTATGGATGTTTGACAAATTTAGGTGTTGACTGTTATTAAAGTGAGCCAATAAGCCAAAAGTCAACTAAAAATGTTAACTGgagtagcttttttattttagcttaaAAGCTTAAAAGCTAGCTTTTTAGCTGACTTAAAAactatttaccaaacacttttttttactatttgacCAATTAACAAACCAAAAGCCAAAATCCAATAAAAAGCAGGTAAAAAACTATGAACTAAAGTACTAAACACTCCTATACTTcagtcacataatatatatagtatcttTTGGTGCCATTTCTCCAAAAACTACCATTGAAAATTTATCCTTCAAAATTACTTTAGTATCacaattgaaaatatttaaaaaaggaCGTTCATTGTAATTATTTTGGTTTACTTGTTGACCAACTTAAGTTGTAAGGTAtatgtttttagtttttattggcttttagaaaaatatttggtaaaactAATAATAGATGTTAgctatttattagaaaaaaaaaagtacctaTCAAAACATTAATGAAAAAGCTAATCAAATTAGTTTCTTTATTTTGGCTTGAATAATAGTGACTGAAaagttatttattaaaaaaaaaaattttacaatttaataagactactaataattttatagaaatttattttatcctaaataaatttaaagttaaattaactaagtatttttagtaagaCTATAAACGATTGCgcggaaatttatttttataaataagtttaaaacttaataaGATAAGTATGAAAAGATTTCATTGCATTAATTCTTATACTAAAATAAGAatctttaagaaattaattgtttcaaaaaatatgtagtacttttcttaaacaaaagagtttttttttcattattcattgaaaaatttatttatatatctatatactaaACTCCATGCATTGTACGGGATTTTCTATAAACCACTTTCTAAACCGCGCCCTAATATCCATATAAAATGGCTCCTTAGAAGTATAATAGTCATGTACCGATGAACCACACATTTAAATaagaatattttaatataaaacccTTTGATTAGATAAAGATGAAAAGTATCATATCTTATTTCAGTTATAGTAAGAACACTTTCTCTAGGTAAGGTCTTAAGTTCAAATAGTCCTTTGCGTCCGTCCTTTATATGatgcaaaaataataaataaaattaatgatgaTGGAAATAGTTATGTATTCTTAAATAGTTAAATGTACCATTACTCCTTATATCCCAAAGAAATAGCCACAAATACAAATGAGGTAAAAAATATGAAACGTAAATAAagtgataaaatatatttttatgagaaagtgaaaaaaaataacCGAATAGgatgaaaatataagttaaatttctaataaaaactaaagAAAGAGCATAAATAgtagccaaaaataaaaattcaaatattcacTAGAATAGACTAAAAAGAAAACTGAAGTTCATTCTTTAGAAAACAAAGTAAATACCAAGAACGGTGAAAGAATATAACAAGCATTGTTCaaagttttgaaaaaattagaaaagaaggttttttttaagtgaaaaatgagaattatcTTTGCCTaggttttttctatttttcaatATTGATCGAAGTTGTTATTGAGAGTTGATTTCTAAACCTCTTGTTTACTAGATAGATATCTTATTAATCGAAGTTGTTATTATGTTATTTctctaaaatataaaaaatttaaaatttagccagataaattaaatatactaTGTAATCTATCATGTATTTCAATCTTTGTATTACTCTTTGTCAAAGtataacaaacaaattaaaacgaGTAAAGTATAAACTTATAAAGTGAAGAAAGAAGTAAATAATAGGAGTAATGGATAAATTGTGAGGGTGAAATTGGCTTGTATTAGTATATGTAGGCATCTTTTTCATGCACCAATACAAAATTGATTAGAAAAGATCTATTTGAGAATCATTTAGGTAGAGATGGAAAGAATAAAGTTTGGTGCTCCAAGATGGTTATGTAATTAAGACTTAATTGTTTCATTCCATGACAATAACTCTTTACTTTAAGCTTTCAATTTTCAAACCAAAACAAGTTCACCAACCTAAATTGATGTACTTTTCGATCTCTAGTCTACGGTTGTTTCATTGTTTCTCCTAATTAATTTCACACTCACCTAACCCTATAAAGTGTAGCTTAGTTTTGgtaatctatattttatttaattatcattTATGGTTATGCTTAATAAAATTACATTTGTTAATAAATACTATTTGTTAGTtgtcaaaattaatattaattattatattcgaCTAAAATCagttgaaaaatattaaaattagtttttttaaaggtaattatatatcaaataatagtGATCATAGCTAGACTATTGTCATCTTTGTCGCGGTTGCCATGTCGTAGCCAAATCGTCaccatttatattattaataaaataaataataattattataataacaataataataataataataataataataataataataataataataataataatagttttttcgttaacttttaagaaaataaaaaattaagtcaGTTCATATTAAGTCGTCTCAGGATAAGATggtcttaataaagaaaataaaaattaggccAACCCATGGAGGGAATTCTAAAAAGTAAAGGGTTGCGCATAAGTCGTACGAAAACTGAACATTTGCGACgcgactttagtgggacattgCCGATTGGGGAGCCAGAGGTGTCCATTGGTGAAGAAGTTGTAACAAGTACGACCAAGTACAGGTATttaagatcggttattcaaagTAATGGAGAGATTAACGGGGATGTTATCCATCGAATACAAGCAGGTTGGATCAAGTGGAGAGCAGCCACCAAGGTTCTATGTGATAGGAAGTTTTCAAGTaggttaaaaggtaaattttaccgaGTGGCAATCAGATCTGCTTTGTTGTATTGGGCTgaatgttggcccgtaaagaagacttttgaacataagataGAAGTAACAGAAAtgtgtatgctgaggtggatgtgcggttacacattgatggatcggaTTAGGAATCAGGATTTTAGAGATAACCTAGGGGGATGCTCCTATTTCTGCAAAGATGcacgaaaatagattgagatggtttaaacatgtgcagagaaaaaTCTTTGATGCCCTTGTGAGGAGGATAGAAAGCatcatagtagagggtaagagaagcCGAGGAAGACCAAAGAGAACTATGGACTTGGGAGGATCAAATAAAAactgacttgcatgagttacacCTCCCCGAAGACCTAACTAGGGATgagggtagttggaggcgccttattcatgttttagattaatgatcTCCTTTCGCGTACCTGTTGGAGCTCTTGTTCTCaggttctttttattttgtttttatttttattttattttattttatttttttattttatgtttaagggTCACATTTGTGTGATATGTTAGAAACTTGTGGAATTAGCGTTAGTCCTACTCAATTTTTTCGTTGCAGGAACTATTCATGATCTTTCTAGagttgagggactctttggctgcgctcttttttatgggtatgagttgtcaccttccttccctccccagacctgcTCATAGTTTTGTATGGGTAAAATACGCTGggtataataatgatgatatttggctttataattaaaaaaataggttaagaaaatgagaaattagaCGAAAATCGGActcaaagaaaataatattcaactgAAATAAGATTTGACTTTCAAAATTACTCCAACAATCATAAACGAGTGTTCGTCTTTTGGCATTAAAAAAGAAAGCAAGAGTGGCAAAAATGCAAACGAAAATGTGAACAAGTTGACCAATTACATTCCAACGTAATAAACACCGTCCATATTTAAACATTACACTTTTCATCAACccacaaaaacaaagaaaaagaggaagtATAATGGCCCTACGCTGAAAACGCATAACTAATTCAACATTACATTATTCAAAATGCAGCATTTATGCCAAAGAATGATCTGTCACCACACCGATTAACTAACCAGCTACGTACACCTTACAACGTAAAGAGATCGATAAATAACATCATTATCATCAGTATACAATTGTTGCAAATTACAACTAAATAATTGGGCTACCATCAGTTCTACACCACTTTTTTCTCCCACTTTTTCAGCACCAGTCAACCAAGTCTGCTGTTGTTGGGCTATTGTGTGTATGTTGCAtgacatttttataatttctttaCAGTGTTCTTGTATGTAGCAAGAATGCTAAACAATGACCTTGTTCAGAGAAATGATATGATTCTGAAAACAACGACAGGCAGCAATCCTCATAACAATACACGCAACACTGCAAGACCAACAGCCGAGATTGAAACCAGGGTACCTATACAGTACTTGATGACATCGTATTTTGCGGCCTCCAATTGTGCCCTTAATGTGTGAATTTCCTGGCATATGAACCCATTGAAACATTAGGAAATATATCAGAACCACCATTCAAGAGTTACTACCGAACTCTTCAAATATAAACTTACCCTATCAAGTTTGTTAGTGAGGTTATTAGTTTCAGCGGTTTGATTTGCCAACTCATCCCGTATCCTCCTGCATTTTTATGGCACCAATAATAGAGATAAATTAGAAaatggttccaaatttgaaaataCCTGGACGCAAggtcaatattattattaccctttttcaagatttaaatcCAATCGCTGTCCAGCAGTAACTTTGTCAATTTCATACCTGCAGTACATTGAAGTCCAATTTGGTCATGGAAACAATTAGAACGGAAAATGAAACAACGAAACGGAAACCCAAGTACACGTCTCATCCACCACAATACAGTGCAGCAATCAAAAGAACCAACAAAACCACTTTTTTATTTGTGATGTCTCTGAAAGAAAATGTTCTGTTCATTCAATACGAGAAAatcatgcaaaataaaaatatacgtATCAAAGATATCTACAATTACATGGATGTCAGTTTTGCAGAAAATCAAGAAGCAAATACGAAAAGCATATGTTTGTTTTGATTGAAGGAATTGGACGAAAAGAAAGGGGAGGGATTTTGGAGGGATATAATTTCCTTTATTTGAATTCAAATTTTGTAGGGGAGGGATATGGAAAAAAGGGATTTACAGCGATTAAGTACCTTAATTTTGTTTGTAACCAAATCTCTAAAAATGTGGTAAAATTCGGAAAAATATGTTATTTCTCTTCCTCCCCCTTCTTTTCCCTCCTAAACAAAGTGTTAGGCTCAATAAATCCAGAAAGACATAAAGTTATTTAGTAAATCTCATAATTCAAGTCTGCAGTTCTCCACCGGAAAATGCACCGTTTTTTGAGCAGATGAATGTTAGTTTTTGATTAAAATCCCCAGCCTTCGTTCATATATAGGTGTCTCTCTCTAAATCAAACTCCAAACTTCCCCCTTTTAGAGACCATGCAACAATAGCCAATGAAAAAAATCACAGAAGTCGTGACTGTGTTAACAATCGCA from Amaranthus tricolor cultivar Red isolate AtriRed21 chromosome 3, ASM2621246v1, whole genome shotgun sequence includes:
- the LOC130808478 gene encoding uncharacterized protein LOC130808478 — encoded protein: MEGILKSKGLRISRTKTEHLRRDFSGTLPIGEPEVSIGEEVVTSTTKYRYLRSVIQSNGEINGDVIHRIQAGWIKWRAATKVLCDRKFSSRLKGKFYRVAIRSALLYWAECWPVKKTFEHKIEVTEMCMLRWMCGYTLMDRIRNQDFRDNLGGCSYFCKDARK